In Gossypium hirsutum isolate 1008001.06 chromosome D01, Gossypium_hirsutum_v2.1, whole genome shotgun sequence, the genomic window CATGAATCACATCCCTAAACTAGGAATGTTCTAAGGAGGGACTTCCAAAACTATTACGGAAGTGAATTACAGTTGAATCTCGTGAAGATATTATTGTGGgggtatttttttcatttcaaatcatGTGAAATTTAGGAAAAAGCATTTGATGGGATTTACActgtaatttttaatttctttattcaaCTAagcctttatttaatttttaaattaatttttattaatatatttattacataatttttttgtcACTCAGTATAccataatttagtttatttattttaagtattttaCGAGTTGGTGTACTAGATCAATCGAACATCAACTTACGTAAGagtactttaatttttttctactattttgattttaattttcttatttctataaatattaaaCAGTTAATCATTAATTAACTCCCCTCACAAAGCAAGTGGGTATCCAAGTTTTTGGTTTGGTGTTTGGGGAGCATTAAGCTAACAaataggttttcttttttttgtttttttcccttttcagttaaaaatagtaaaaatgtatcATTGGTGAACATCTTAAGCTTCTTTGTCCCGTATATGCCAATCATAAgtacaaacaaaaaaaatgaaccaTGAACCCACTAATTTTGTTGAATACGTGGTGAAAATTTTGGTGTTTCTAAAATAAGATTGCGAGTTGGGACTTATTTATAGAAAAACGTTGGTAAAGTTTTCTTTTATTGGGGATTTGATTTTGTGGTTTTTATATTACttgtattttatctttttttttatctaaaaaatagataaatgagtcaCTGTATATTAgaataagttaaaaaatttattactattaaaaattggtctttGTATGTCAGCTTGAGGTACAGATGTTATGCCACTATCTAGTTGTTCCATCAATCAcccaatttttaacaatacaaatatatgtaatttttaacaaaaaaatcaatttgttaTTTAATCTAATGTACATAGACTATTTTGCCTATTTTTTAATAGAGAAGACAAACTACAATCTGACTTCTAATACAGAGCTACATACTTTTATCGAATTTACTTGACTCAGTAATTTAATTGAAATCTAGTGAAATATaaaaaagatttcaaaagaaaaccCACAAAGGAGAGCATTATGATATTGTGAAAAGGAGTTTAGTGATGAAGGTTGGGATAAGGTTTCCCCAAtgcaaatatttaaaattcttaTTGGGTTAAAAGGTGAAGACCATAATGGGAAGTTGGAACCCAATCCATAATTAAATAAACCACTATCCTTTAATTAGTTGGTAATTTTCTGAGAGAAAAGAGTCCATAATATGGACAAAACCCAAAAAGGAAGACCAGAGAGCCTAACAAGAATAAgattaagaataataataacaacaactaTCTGCTAAATCCCTTTCCTCAATGAATTTAAAGCAAACCCATGTATACATACAGATTTTGCATTAAGTATATAGGTAGATGAGTGagtaaaaaaatttgataaataacaataataatggaaaaaattaaaaagaaaagaaaagattatttAGTTTCTAGCTTTGTAACATCtaaaccacaaaataactaaACCAAGCACTCTATACCCTACTATGAAGCCCAACATGACACCTACATTGGTCCATTTCTGTGAATCTTTCAGGTCTTGCCGTCTTAAGAACGAACTCCCATACAACCTACATTCACCATTCTCAATTTCAATGCACTTCCTTTCCCCTTGTTCCCCTCCATACTCATTTATCATAAAGCATTCAAATGGGTACTTAAACAAGCTCAAATAATGCATGAAAACCCAGTAGCTTGGTATCTTATCTTTAGCTATAAAATAGCCTGAAAACAGGAAGAAAGACCCCATTAGACCTGCAATCACTGAGTTCCCCATTATGAAGTTTGGGACAAGTGCACTGAAACATGCCACGAATGAATTGGCCATCAAAAGTACCATCCATACCACCAAGGAGAAGTAAAGGAACCCATCAACGGTGTCTTTTCTCAATCCAACAAGCCAGTAAACTGGTGAAGTGAAGAGGATGCCTATCATTAAAAGAAATGGGAGGAAAACAAGGGTATTGGACAAGACATAGGAGGAGACTCTGTATGCTCCTCTTGATGTTTCTCTCATTAGGATCCTTCTTTCTTGTAAGAAAATTGGTAGTCCTTCAGTGGTTGAAGATAGTAAGAATGTGAGGGTGAAAGCGAAGAACCCTGTTTGGGTTTGTAAAGCTATCCTTCCTTTATCATTTCCTACGTTGAAATATATGGTTCCAAGTATAAAACCTGCTACCAAGGCTTGTATGACCCTTGTGGCAAAGAGTTGTTTGGTTCTGAATATGTTGCTGCAGAATCTTTGTCCTAATATCAAGACCTCGTCGAACCGGGAATTTGGGTAGACGAGCAGCTTTCTTTCGAAGCGGATTGGGGTTGTAATTTTACGGTCTTCCCGGTTTATGTTACTTAGAGTGCCTGGATTTGGGACGGGTAAAGTTTCTATAACATCGATGGCGAATTCAAGAACATTGACATGTCGAGGGATTCGATGATCAGCAAACTTTAGTCTTTCTTCGAGAAGGTTTAGCCCTCCGTTATGGACGACAAATCCGTTTGAAAGCAAAACGATGCGATCAAACAGTTCGAGGATCCGAAAACCAGGTTGGTGGATGGTTAAAACAATAGTCTTACCTTGATTAACTGCCATTGATTTCAGTAGTGTCACTGCATGAAGAGCTGAAGCAGAATCCAACCCTGAAGTTGGTTCATCAATCAAGATAACAGCAGGGTCATGAACCAAATCGACCCCAATCGATACTCTTCGCCTTTCTCCACCCGAAATGCCGTTGTTCGATCCCTCACGGATCCTGGAACCCGCCACATGTTCCAATCCTAGCTCCTTCATTAGCTCTTTCACTCTAGAACCAGCTTCCTTCCTCCCTCCTGGTAGCCTCAAAAGGGCACTATACATCAACGTTTCTTCGACTGTAAGCAACGGAAATAGCGCGTCGTCTTGCGTAACATACCCCGAAACTCTCCGAAAAACTTTAACATTAATAGGCTTGCCATTGACAAGAACTTCCCCTGATGACACTTCACAAGGTGGTATCTTCCCAGCAAGAATATCTAGCAATGTAGTTTTGCCTGCACCACTTGGTCCAGCTATTGCAGTAACCTGTCCGGGCCTAGCTTCACAGTTCACACCCTTCAAAATGAACTTAGCAGCAGCTCTACCTTCATTCCCACCACAAAAATCACACCTGAAATAGTCTTCAAATTTGGTGCTCAACTTGTAAGACAGATCCCTAGTTTCCAATCTGTACGGATATTTCCGGCCACCAGAATCCGGGGACTTAACAGGCAATTCCATGAGAGAAAGAGAATGTGAGAAAGTTTGAGAGGAAAAACTGGGGATACCTGAAGTTATGTgaagaaaagaatataaaaggaGATGAACCAACACACCAAACTGGGTATCCCTTCAACAAGCAACAACAAGAAATAAATGAATAGCTAAGTTTTGCATGCATGTAAATTTAGCCTGTTTTGGATTATTGGACTTTAATTGACtttatttattatagtttttgGTGGGGTTTGGGTGAATAGGATATTTAGTTTACAAGAAACCCaaaatgaaaagaagaaagaaataaatgtcacaaattaaattaagtgattggCTAATGTTGAAAGTTTTACTTATTTCAGGTGAGCTACCCAAACCCATAAGAGGTATGTTGGTGGCCTTACCCTATCTTCCCTACTCTTGACAGCTAAaaaaggtagttgggagaaaacTAAAACAATTGGCTATATAAACTAAGAAATTCCATTTTGGGGGGCTATGTTTTAATGGAACAACACAATTAATCCCAAGTTGGGTCATCCAATTTTAACTTATAGAACCCTaatcttgatttttttgaagTTATGTTTATCAAACCAAGCTATCATTTTTTTTATGGTTTCCTTTGATTTAACGAAATAGTTTCTTAAATGTTTTTGGTTTGAA contains:
- the LOC107916807 gene encoding ABC transporter G family member 10; amino-acid sequence: MELPVKSPDSGGRKYPYRLETRDLSYKLSTKFEDYFRCDFCGGNEGRAAAKFILKGVNCEARPGQVTAIAGPSGAGKTTLLDILAGKIPPCEVSSGEVLVNGKPINVKVFRRVSGYVTQDDALFPLLTVEETLMYSALLRLPGGRKEAGSRVKELMKELGLEHVAGSRIREGSNNGISGGERRRVSIGVDLVHDPAVILIDEPTSGLDSASALHAVTLLKSMAVNQGKTIVLTIHQPGFRILELFDRIVLLSNGFVVHNGGLNLLEERLKFADHRIPRHVNVLEFAIDVIETLPVPNPGTLSNINREDRKITTPIRFERKLLVYPNSRFDEVLILGQRFCSNIFRTKQLFATRVIQALVAGFILGTIYFNVGNDKGRIALQTQTGFFAFTLTFLLSSTTEGLPIFLQERRILMRETSRGAYRVSSYVLSNTLVFLPFLLMIGILFTSPVYWLVGLRKDTVDGFLYFSLVVWMVLLMANSFVACFSALVPNFIMGNSVIAGLMGSFFLFSGYFIAKDKIPSYWVFMHYLSLFKYPFECFMINEYGGEQGERKCIEIENGECRLYGSSFLRRQDLKDSQKWTNVGVMLGFIVGYRVLGLVILWFRCYKARN